The genomic interval TCGCCAATCATTTTCCGAACTAACCAAGAAACTTCACTATTTCCATCAAAACTTCTTCTGAGGAATTCATCCTTTTTCAATCCGGATTTTTGTAATGATTCTTCAGTTATTCGCTCAATTAATTCATCAAATTTAAAGCTCTGAACTGCAATCTTGACATTACTAATAAGTTCATCAACTAATTCATCATTCTTTTCGCCATTGGTATCGAAATCTTGGTTTCTTTCGTCATTTTTCATAATTTCCCCTTTATTCGAAATGAAGATCCCATAACTCATTGATTTTCTCGATCTGAACAGTGCTGGGTGTCCACTTTGGTTGTTCTTTAACCTTTTTAGAAAGTTGATTGATAAAATCTCTCTCCCAAGGCGACAGAGCGAGAGGTGAGTCGTGATCAGCACCTCTCTTTAAATCATTGAGCCGAGCGAGAAGTATTTCGCGCTTCTCGCTTTTTCTGCCCGTGACATTGCAATTCGTGGCTTTGTTCATTATCACGCCATTCATTACCTGAACTCCTCTGTGTAGTTTTCAATGATTCTATTGACAACCTTCGTGATGTCCTCGACACGATAGCAATCAAAAGGAAGTGAGTGGTTTCTTCCACCAGTGTGATCCTTGAGATGCTTAATGGCGCGAGCATAAGACCATGTTCCTCCCAAAACGATGGAGAAACCCTGCCCCTTTGAATTCATCGCCATTAAGGTAGTTTCACCGATTGATGCAATCCCTGCCTGATTAGAAGATACTTCAATCTTTTCGAAACCAAGATTCATCGCTAGCTTCTTTAGCTCCTTTCGAGCCAGTTTGTGATAAGCCTCTTTCAGTTCAGCTCTTGATGGATTATATTTTTGAATTAGCCTTGCAGCTCTGTCTAGATTGTCTGGTTTATCAATCTTGTCGAGCTTATCGATAACATCACGAAGTTCTTCGATACAAACGCGATGGTTTTCAAGTAGGAAAGACACATCATTCGAATTCTGAAGCTGTTCGTCGTTCTTAAAATATGCCGATAAAATAACAGTCATCTTCTTCAAGTTTTCCATTCTTACTTCCCTCCTAATTCTGGAATGCTGAATTCAAAATACATATTTCATATTTCAAGCCGTATGGTCCTTTAACTCTATCCCATCCACCAAACTGTGACGTAACTTTTTCGATTCTATCCACGATGCCCCCTACTCCGTCAGCTCCGGCTCTCTAATTAGAAGATGTGTTTTTCCACTCGTCTTATCAAAGCCGTGATCCACATATCGAGCGCCAGCTTTAGTAAGATTACTCATTGCCTCGTGGAATTCGGCAGGCTCCCATCCATTGAAAAAGAGAATCAGAGTGTCGCCTTTCTTCCTGTCCCAATGTGTTGTCTGCTGTTCTACTAACTCAAACCATTTTGCTCTCTGCATACTGTTCCCGCCGAACAGGTAAATAGGGACCATGTCAAAAATGATTAAACCTTTAGAGCTCCGCGATTTGTGTCGATGATAACCACTGGAATTCCATCAATATTGAATGAATTAATTCCCGACCATGGAGCAAACAAAATAACGCCAGAAATGCCGCCTTTATCCTTAAAGGCCTCGATATATCTTCGAACCTGGTTATAGACGCCTTTCTTGTTGTCGGAAGTTTTCTTAAGCTCAACAACGACGCGATCATCACTGTTAGGATCTTCAACCAAGAAATCGAGCCTATTGCGCTTATCGAGGATATATTCGCGATGCACCGTAAGGTGAGAAAGGTGCTCTTTAAACACATTGTGAGTTGCAACCTGCATAGAGGTTTCGGTGGTTGTTGGTACTGACATGTTGTCTAGTAACTCCGCAACGGCACGAGTGACACCTTTAGTTACCACTTCCTCAGGTAGTTCAAATCCATTTTCTTTTAAGAATGCTCTGGCGGCCTCTTTCATTCTTTCCGTTGTTTGCGACTGCGAATTACCTTCAAATACCTTCGCTTTATTGACGTTGCCTTCAATAACGCCTAAATGTTGGCTTTTCTTAATTCCAAGAACATTCATCATGAATGGATCAAGGCCATAGTTTGTTACGAGGATATAAGCATTTCCATATTTCAACTGGCCGATACGGTCGATTCGCCCAACAATCTGCTCAAGCATATTTGGAGACCAATCAAGCTCAGCAATTACCATAGTTGAGCAGACATGCTGTAAACCATCAACGCCCGCTCCGCCGCGAAGACTCAAGATAAAGACAGAAGCATTTGTTTCAAGGAATTCCTTTTTAGAACGCTCTTTTTCTTTCGGATCTTCACTTCCGGTGCACATGACATATCGAATGCCATTTTGCTTAAGATACTTTTCCCAAATGTCGTAGACTTCACGGTGCCATCCGACCAGGACCACCTTTTCTCCCTGATCCACCAAATTCTTTACGAACTCAATAGCTGGGCGGGCCTTAGCTACTCCAGTAAGTTTCCGAAGTGTTAGGTTAAAAGTGGATGAGCGGTGACCTTCATCACTAATACCACCAGTCAGTAGCGATATGGCTAGCTTGGCAGCAATAGCTTTTTCATCATTCACCTTCCCGAGGTCTGGCGGGATGCTGATGACTTGAGTCGAAATTTTATTGCTAGACTTTCCTTCCCTGCGAATCATAAGGCCACTTGAAATCAAGAATTCATTGAGGGCTTCAGGCTTCTTAATCTCTTTTCCACCTTGGCACCACTCACTGACGAAATTACTTCTCGTTCCAAGTGCAGTAGGGTAAATCGCATCAATTACATCCCACACTTCGGAACCATAGTTCATGATGGGAGTCGCTGACATTCCAACGCAGTAGTTAACTGTTTCTGAAATCGCACGGCACGCCTGACTTTTAGATGAGCTTGCGTTTCTTAGCTCATGAACTTCGTCTATCAGCAAATACTTAAAGCGAGGATCGTTAATATCAACGAGAGCATCTTGCCAATATGGGAGGCAGTTGTAAGAGATTATGAATACATCTGTGGTATCCCAAGGTAAATCGTAGTTTTTGTAACCACGGATGATATGTGTTCGCAGATCGGGAAATGCGAGTTTAACATTCTCTTCCCATTGGGGAGTGATGTTCGAAGGACACACAATCAGACATCGTAGGGTGTCTTCATATGAAAGTACTGAAAGACCTGAAAAGGTTTTACCTTTACCCACGGGATCGGCAAGAAGCGTGCGCTTTAGAGCACCAATTAGGTTATAGAACACCTTTTGATCTTCGAAGAGATCAATCTTCATTTCGCGGCCACGCTCTGGAATTTTGTACTGATTGTTTTTTGCAGAATTCCTGACCGTCTCTTGAACCTCGTCAAACTCGCGAGCCTTGCTAAGGATTTCATCCAGAAGATCTTCATCAATACAGAAGTCATACCGAGACAAGAACATTTCTAGATCGCGGCACTGACTTCTTGTTAGGCTGATTTCAACAATTTCGTGAGTGAAGATACCTTTAATTTGACTGACATCCGCCTTAAAGAAGGGGCGAATCTTCTGCATAACATGAGGACGCGCGTCGATAGCGATTGAATTTTTATCGCTTCGAACCACCTGGCCATCAAAATCTTTTGCCTCGTCAAGAGACATTGTTTGCAGAAGCTTCTCGAGCATACAGAGGCTTAATGCAGATCTTCTGCTTTCTAGATACTATTTGTCCTAATAAATGAAATTTCTATGGATTTTCAACTTTTGAAAACGAGGAAGAATCAAGAAGACCGTCGATAGTTGATTTTTCCACTTCTCCGTTGATCAATATGAAACGATAAGTATTCCCGTGGGGCTGAATGGCCACTAAATCATGCTTAAAAAGAAGGTGAGACTGCCACCCGTTTGCAGAAGACCGCCTAGATGCGATTTCTAATGCACGGTCAACAATTTCATGCAAACTCAAGTTAAGATCGTCCGTTATTGTGAAAAAGTCGACATCCTTTGATAGAAATAGTTCATGATGACCGAACTTTCGATTCTTCTTTTTTGGGAATAGGTAAATTATCGAACCTATTCCGCTAAAAATATTCTTCCAAAAGTGCTTCATCCATACCCTTATTTATTAATAGTCAGCACTGTGACTCTTACGTTTGTATCGTCGAATTGTCCCTCAATAGGTTCACTCCATTCGATTGCAGCGCCACTCACATCGACCTTCCCAACTAACGAACAAGGAAGAATGGCGACCAATGTCCCACCATCATCTAGCAGTTCAATGGCCTTATTAAGATGCTGAAGAGCTCTTCCGTCAGAGAATGGTGGGTTCATTGCGATTTTTTGAAACTTGCGCTCAAAACTCTGAGAAAGAAAATCTCCTTCAACTACGCTGAAACCTTTTTCTTTTAGAATGGAGCAATTCACCGGGTCAATTTCCACACAGGTAGTTCTCTTTTTAGGAAGGCGATCAGACAATCCACCCTGCCCGGCAGATGGCTCCAGAACTCGGTCCCAACTTTCAATGTAACCAAGTTTTGAAATTACCATGCTAGCGAGAGCGGATTTCGTTGGGTAGAACTGATTTGATTTCTTTTCTGGATAACAACCCATTCTGATAATTTCATTTAGTCCTGCAATGGATTCTTCAGGAATATGGAATGTCCCACTTTCTTCAATAGCGCCAAGGTATAAGAGGATCTCTTTAACGACTTGATTCTTGGTATAAATTGAACGATTCCGATATTCGGAAATATCCATCAATATTCTAAGAACTTCATCGCTCAAAAAATTCTTCTGAAGGGGTTTGTCGTATGCTTTCTTTGCCTTAGAAGGTCGACCTTTAGATGAAGCAATAACCGCAGGATACAAGTTCGAAAGAACATCATTAAGGTATATCGCAATCTCTGGATGAACTTGGATATGAATGGTCCCAACCTTGAATATCTTCAAAGTAAGAGCTCCCCCATCTATCTTAACTTCTTGACCGAATTCCGTAATTCGCAAAGTAGATCGCGTTCTTGGATCATAATCATCAGTATCCCGACCCATGTACTTAGCAACAATAAGGCGAAGATCATCAAGAGTTTCGCAAGTGCGATAATTTGGAGAGCCAAAGCTATCTAAAGCATTTGAAATGATCATCTTCTTTGAAAACGCCATTGGATTATTGGTAACGTGATGACCCGATAAAGATCGAAAAATTCCATCGACCTTTTTAGCTAAAAGTTGATCTTTGTTTTTAATGAATTGATCAAGTGTGGCATAGAGATTCTTCGCGCTGAATTCTGGTGTTTTGAATTCGGAAATCATGTTATGCCACTCGGATCTTTCTTGTGCCGACATATAGTCAAGCATATCGGTCTTCTTGATAGCTCGGTCCCAATATTCGGAGTTTAAGGCTTTTACGGCCAGATCAGGGTCCATGTGGCGAGTGTAGGAAGAATGTAGCTTGTTACCCTTGATAAAATATTGAAAAGGCCCTTCAAAATTCTTAAGCAGTTTTCCTAGTTCCGAGATTTTCGCAAGCTCAATTTGATATTCGTTAAACAGATCGGATACATCAGACGCGATTTGATTTTCACTTTTTTGAGCAACGATTTCCGGCAGCATTACTGATCTCCTTATACGGAATTTCAATATGATACATCCTATCATACAACTACCATGTTTACCATGTTTACCGCTATAATGAATGGCAGGAGGCACATAATGAGATTCCTTATTGTCCTTGTAGTCGGTCTAGTATTTTTTCCACTATCCGACATGAGTAAAGCCACCACGCTTCTTCCTAACATTCTCATTGGAACAGTTAGTGAGGTAACCTGTTACGATTTCAATGGCGAGAAGCTTTATCAAACCATGGTGGTCGGTGAAGTAAAGAAAGTTAAAGGTGGCTGGTATTTCAGAACTCTCGAGAAGGGAAACAAAATTACGGTCCACCTCGATTGCTACAAAAGACAGATCACTAAAAGGTAAGGGGTTCGCTGTGTCACGCTTCTTTATCTCTGATATTCATGCCTTTCATGAATTGCAACTGTATGAAAAGTACAGGAATTTTCCTTCGCTTGAAAATATGCACGAAATTATAGTCTATCGTTGGAACAAAGTGGTTTCTAAGCATGATACGACGTATATTGTCGGCGATTTCTCTTTTGGTAAATTTGAGGAAACTAAGGAGTTCTTGTCGCGACTTAACGGCAAGAAGATTCTTATCGTTGGAAATCATGACCGACGATCCAAGCGCCTACTAAAATACCGTGACTATATCGAAATGGGTTTTAGTGACATAATGGATGAGGACGTGATCAAGTTTTCCGTTAACGAAAACGGGACAACGCGAAAAATTCCGGTGCACCTTAAGCACTATCCCTATCATTGGCATCCACTCCGGGAAATTTACAACAAGGTTGCCCAGCTTTTTGGAGCCTTCCGAGAGGATTCGAAAACCTATCATCAATTTTATCCCAAATACACTCCTATGTGGCACATTCATGGGCACTATCACGCTGGCCCCTTGGTTCATGACAACGAGATCAATGTAAGTTGGGATACATTGGGCGGATACCCAATCTCTGAAAGCAAGATTATTGCACTTATTCGCGAACAGGAGAAAAGGTCCAAGATAATCCGTTACCTGGAGAGAATTCTTGGGCGATCAATATAAGGAAATATTCAAAAAAGTCATCTCGGCATTATTCTTTTGTTTTCTTGTTTTGGGAGCATATCAAGGATATGCCAATGATTGGCCTTGCGCTCATGGATTCGCAGTACTATTGACTATTATGTGCGCCTTTAAGCTAAAGAAGATGGCGAAGAGGCATCAACAATATGAGTCTGATATCTCTTCGTGCCTAGACGGTCAGGATCATTAAGCTGATTTTGACTCGCTCGGCTGTATCTGGTTAGAAACTCGACGTGTACGATAGGCTGCGAGATCTACAACTTCAGCCATGTGTTGCTCTTTTTTGAATCTCTTCTTTAAATCAAAGCACATCTGACGGATTCGTACATAAGTCCAGCGGATTGGATTCTGTTCTTTAACCGTCACATCGAAGTCCGGAATCTCAACAACATTAAGGATGGCGGATCCAATAGCCATAAGGCCGATCACTTGGAGAACCATTTGAATAAGCATTAAACCGTTCATAATACCTCCATCGCTCTATCATGGTAACCATGTTTACCATGTTTTTGAAAGAATTACATGGCAAGCGTACCAAGGTGAGATGAACAATCTGACAATTTATGAACAGAAATAATGTGATCTATTTGGCAGATTTCTTCTCGCGGATGAGTTGTGGAAATGGTTGATACCTCTTCTTTACAGCCTTCTTAAGTTCTCGAAAAAGCTCACGCCTCATCGTAGGTTTTGAATCAAAAATGGATACTTCCGGCATCACTTCAAAAATTTGGTCTTCTGGGCCGTGAATTGCTACCTTCCTTAAACTTGAAACACAAACCATTGACCAAATAAGGAAGATG from Bdellovibrio sp. BCCA carries:
- a CDS encoding SNF2-related protein, coding for MLEKLLQTMSLDEAKDFDGQVVRSDKNSIAIDARPHVMQKIRPFFKADVSQIKGIFTHEIVEISLTRSQCRDLEMFLSRYDFCIDEDLLDEILSKAREFDEVQETVRNSAKNNQYKIPERGREMKIDLFEDQKVFYNLIGALKRTLLADPVGKGKTFSGLSVLSYEDTLRCLIVCPSNITPQWEENVKLAFPDLRTHIIRGYKNYDLPWDTTDVFIISYNCLPYWQDALVDINDPRFKYLLIDEVHELRNASSSKSQACRAISETVNYCVGMSATPIMNYGSEVWDVIDAIYPTALGTRSNFVSEWCQGGKEIKKPEALNEFLISSGLMIRREGKSSNKISTQVISIPPDLGKVNDEKAIAAKLAISLLTGGISDEGHRSSTFNLTLRKLTGVAKARPAIEFVKNLVDQGEKVVLVGWHREVYDIWEKYLKQNGIRYVMCTGSEDPKEKERSKKEFLETNASVFILSLRGGAGVDGLQHVCSTMVIAELDWSPNMLEQIVGRIDRIGQLKYGNAYILVTNYGLDPFMMNVLGIKKSQHLGVIEGNVNKAKVFEGNSQSQTTERMKEAARAFLKENGFELPEEVVTKGVTRAVAELLDNMSVPTTTETSMQVATHNVFKEHLSHLTVHREYILDKRNRLDFLVEDPNSDDRVVVELKKTSDNKKGVYNQVRRYIEAFKDKGGISGVILFAPWSGINSFNIDGIPVVIIDTNRGALKV
- a CDS encoding class I SAM-dependent methyltransferase, with the translated sequence MKFRIRRSVMLPEIVAQKSENQIASDVSDLFNEYQIELAKISELGKLLKNFEGPFQYFIKGNKLHSSYTRHMDPDLAVKALNSEYWDRAIKKTDMLDYMSAQERSEWHNMISEFKTPEFSAKNLYATLDQFIKNKDQLLAKKVDGIFRSLSGHHVTNNPMAFSKKMIISNALDSFGSPNYRTCETLDDLRLIVAKYMGRDTDDYDPRTRSTLRITEFGQEVKIDGGALTLKIFKVGTIHIQVHPEIAIYLNDVLSNLYPAVIASSKGRPSKAKKAYDKPLQKNFLSDEVLRILMDISEYRNRSIYTKNQVVKEILLYLGAIEESGTFHIPEESIAGLNEIIRMGCYPEKKSNQFYPTKSALASMVISKLGYIESWDRVLEPSAGQGGLSDRLPKKRTTCVEIDPVNCSILKEKGFSVVEGDFLSQSFERKFQKIAMNPPFSDGRALQHLNKAIELLDDGGTLVAILPCSLVGKVDVSGAAIEWSEPIEGQFDDTNVRVTVLTINK
- a CDS encoding metallophosphoesterase produces the protein MSRFFISDIHAFHELQLYEKYRNFPSLENMHEIIVYRWNKVVSKHDTTYIVGDFSFGKFEETKEFLSRLNGKKILIVGNHDRRSKRLLKYRDYIEMGFSDIMDEDVIKFSVNENGTTRKIPVHLKHYPYHWHPLREIYNKVAQLFGAFREDSKTYHQFYPKYTPMWHIHGHYHAGPLVHDNEINVSWDTLGGYPISESKIIALIREQEKRSKIIRYLERILGRSI